The Trachemys scripta elegans isolate TJP31775 chromosome 6, CAS_Tse_1.0, whole genome shotgun sequence genome includes a window with the following:
- the TUSC1 gene encoding tumor suppressor candidate gene 1 protein, with protein MRRMRGAGRRWSCGPGAGSRRGRGAAVGGGEAACGWRGLAGGSPQQLAERYADLAASHSEAVRAREERERQNVRLRDENARLRLENRRLRRENRSLFRQALLGPGPEPDAPPRPGSAPEQQQQQEEEAALAAQLRRLQERHRRALQQLRRRRAQDGLEEDGELDELLRELDGEQQQPPGQQPPEKKSLVPPL; from the coding sequence ATGAGGCGCATGCGCGGTGCTGGACGGCGCTGGAGCTGCGGGCCCGGCGCGGGCTCGCGGAGGGGCCGGGGGGCAGCCGTTGGCGGAGGCGAGGCGGCGTGCGGCTGGCGGGGCCTGGCGGGCGGCTCGCCGCAGCAGCTGGCGGAGCGATACGCGGACTTGGCCGCCAGCCACAGCGAGGCGGTGCGGGCCCGCGAGGAGCGGGAGCGCCAGAACGTGCGGCTGCGGGACGAGAACGCGCGGCTGCGGCTGGAGAACCGCCGGCTGAGGCGGGAGAACCGCAGCCTCTTCCGCcaggcgctgctggggcccggcCCGGAGCCCGACGCGCCGCCCCGCCCGGGCTCCGCccccgagcagcagcagcagcaggaggaggaagcgGCGCTCGCGGCCCAGCTGCGGCGGCTGCAGGAGAGGCACCGCCGGGCCCTGCAGCAGCTGCGGCGCCGCCGAGCCCAGGACGGGCTGGAGGAGGACGGGGAGCTGGACGAGCTGCTGCGGGAGTTGGACGGGGAGCAGCAACAGCCCCCGGGGCAGCAGCCGCCGGAGAAGAAGAGCCTGGTGCCGCCCCTATAA